From Vitis vinifera cultivar Pinot Noir 40024 chromosome 5, ASM3070453v1, the proteins below share one genomic window:
- the LOC132253856 gene encoding uncharacterized protein LOC132253856 produces MEKEGVPAKGGILASISNKKAKVNSLFKSFSESITGAVWGLKSFVTSRSEKPGEVHSGVNTQVDNSSEKKVVVQVAVEEGEKVIVPVAPEEGEKVVGQVATEEVQVAPEQEEKVVVRVAPEGERVMVQVAPKEGEKGVVLAAPEVGERVVVLMALEEGEKMVVLVTPEGEKVMIQVAPKEGERVMVQVAPKEGEKGVVLAAPEVGERVVVPMALEEGEKMVVLVAPEGEKVMIQVAPNEGEKGVVLLAAGGEKVVVMAAPEVGERVVVPMALEEGEKMVVPVAPEGEKLMIQVAPKEGKKVMIQVAPEEGGKVRVLVAPQEGEKVVVLVAAEEGEKMVVLVAPEEGGRVVVSMALVKGEKVVVPVAQVAPVPAKESILVRVWKKMDEASTWAKAKVKSALKLFSELITNTVLRLRSFVTSCPEKLREVLPGINTQIDNLSEKKLVEVRGVPEEGSLPHEMKMLVQKVRKLVEQWFGPDSSPEMKHVGFKLRWSLDLVQGLIELCEYLKQPAVLIWFLLLNGYRMYRGSNRAGGVEIVSVHEGRASMAFGTLATLVLSPLRSECG; encoded by the exons ATGGAGAAAGAGGGAGTTCCTGCAAAAGGGGGCATTTTAGCGAGTATTTCGAATAAGAAAGCCAAAGTGAATTCACTCTTCAAATCTTTCTCTGAGTCCATCACTGGAGCGGTTTGGGGGCTCAAGTCGTTTGTAACCTCTCGCAGTGAAAAACCTGGGGAAGTGCATTCAGGGGTCAACACCCAGGTAGACAACTCCTCAGAAAAGAAAGTGGTGGTTCAGGTGGCTGTTGAGGAGGGAGAGAAAGTGATTGTTCCGGTGGCTCCAGAGGAGGGAGAGAAAGTGGTGGGTCAGGTGGCTACTGAGGAAGTTCAGGTGGCTCCTGAGCAGGAGGAGAAAGTGGTGGTTCGG GTGGCTCCTGAGGGCGAGAGAGTGATGGTTCAGGTGGCCCCTAAGGAGGGAGAGAAAGGGGTGGTTCTGGCGGCTCCTGAGGTGGGAGAGAGAGTGGTGGTTCTGATGGCTCTTGAGGAAGGAGAGAAAATGGTGGTTCTGGTGACTCCTGAGGGAGAGAAAGTGATGATTCAGGTGGCTCCTAAGGAGGGAGAGAGAGTGATGGTTCAGGTGGCCCCTAAGGAGGGAGAGAAAGGGGTGGTTCTGGCAGCTCCTGAGGTGGGAGAGAGAGTGGTGGTTCCAATGGCTCTTGAGGAGGGAGAGAAAATGGTGGTTCTGGTGGCTCCTGAGGGAGAGAAAGTGATGATTCAGGTGGCTCCTAACGAGGGAGAGAAAGGGGTGGTTCTGCTGGCTGCTGGGGGAGAGAAGGTGGTGGTTATGGCAGCTCCTGAGGTGGGAGAGAGAGTGGTGGTTCCGATGGCTCTTGAGGAGGGAGAGAAAATGGTGGTTCCGGTGGCTCCTGAGGGAGAGAAATTGATGATTCAGGTGGCTCCTAAGGAgggaaagaaagtgatgattcAGGTGGCTCCTGAGGAGGGAGGGAAAGTGAGGGTTCTGGTGGCTCCTCAGGAGGGAGAGAAAGTGGTGGTTCTGGTGGCTGCTGAGGAGGGAGAGAAGATGGTGGTTCTGGTGGCTCCTGAGGAGGGAGGCAGAGTGGTGGTTTCGATGGCTCTTGTGAAGGGAGAGAAAGTGGTGGTTCCGGTGGCTCAGGTGGCTCCTGTACCAGCAAAAGAGAGCATTTTGGTGCGTGTGTGGAAAAAGATGGATGAGGCTTCCACTTGGGCGAAAGCCAAAGTGAAGTCCGCCTTGAAGCTCTTCTCTGAGTTGATTACTAATACTGTTCTGCGGCTCAGGTCGTTTGTCACCTCTTGCCCTGAAAAACTCAGGGAAGTGCTTCCAGGGATCAACACCCAGATAGACAACTTGTCTGAAAAGAAATTGGTGGAGGTTCGGGGGGTTCCTGAAGAGGGTTCCCTTCCGCATGAGATGAAGATGCTGGTTCAGAAGGTGAGGAAGCTGGTGGAGCAATGGTTCGGGCCTGACAGCAGCCCTGAAATGAAGCATGTAGGCTTCAAATTGAGATGGTCTCTTGATTTGGTTCAGGGGTTGATTGAGTTGTGTGAGTATCTTAAGCAGCCTGCGGTCCTCATAtggtttcttcttcttaatGGATATAGGATGTACCGCGGTAGCAACAGAGCAGGTGGAGTTGAGATAGTTTCAGTGCATGAAGGTAGAGCTTCCATGGCCTTTGGTACTCTTGCAACTCTCGTTTTATCTCCTTTGAGGTCAGAGTGTGGTTAG